AAGaagacagagagaaagagagcagCTTTGAGTTTTGTCCCAACGGTTTGTACACCTCTTACTTCGTTGGTCTGGATTTGGTTTTCTGGATCCGGTTCAAGTTCTGTCCGTTCGGTTCGCttattgtgtgtgtgtgtgtgtctctGCTCTGTTTGATTGAAAGCTTTAAACTTTGGATCTTCGATTTTTGTATGCTTTCATTTTGTCATTGATGATGATTGAAATGGAGTTGCTTTTGTGATTCTAataatccaaaattttatttttattgtttacaatGGGCTATTGTGTTTGTAGAGATTATGAGGAGTCTCATCATGAACTTTTTATGTGTAGAGATTTCAAAATTTAGATTAGAGAGATTATGAAAGTTTTGATGAACATTTTGGATTCCTTTGATCAGTCCCCAGAAAGTAAGATTCTCTCTAAACTTTTTGTTCGGTAAATTTTGTCATACTCTGCCTTTTTTTGGAGACGTGGTGAGGAATCTCTTCTTTAATCAGAATTCAAAAAGGATTgcaaaattgttataaataaaaaagacttTATGATTgtaaattcttcttcttcttccctttaACGGCtttcttttttgagaaaaacAAATAGTAGTTTTTGTTTACTCCTCCCTTCATTCTCTACCTCTCTTTGTGAAATTGAATGAGTTCTTTGGTTCTTTCAAGTGGGACCAAGAACTAGATGCGTGTCTTAGTTTTCTTATCTGACAGAGATTTGAGCAAGTATTTGCTTTTGTGACCATATCTACATGTTTTCCTCATTAGTATTTTTATTCATGAAAAGTTTgtttaatttccttttcttttgatTCTGATTCTAGATTCACACATCGTGGCCTGGAACCTGATTCTCGCATCTGCTTCTTTCTCCACGAAGTGTATAGTAGCTGAGACCACATTTCTATAATTCATGTTTTGTTTGAAAGTAGCATTCTCCTTGAAGCTGCTCTGAGCGTTTGTGATGCACTAAAGATAGTGGACGAGAGTATCGACAGTGCAAGGATTTATCGATTTCTATACAGTTTCTTGTTACCTAAGCTTCCGCTCTCTCAATCAGTTTGTGTGCTTTAGATTCATTACATGTCTTCCCTTGAAGTGGGAGGAGGAGGACCAGTTGCATTCGCAGAAAGAACCAAATCCGTTGATGCACTCACCAAGAAAGAGATCCTCTCCGCTCTAACCAACGGAGAGATCACCTCCGACCCTTCCGAGGACGCTAGGTTCAGAAACAGGGAGCTCTCCCTCCCCAACGGCGAGTCCTACGACGGCACTCTCCTGGGAAACGTCCCCGAGGGCTCAGGGAAGTACCTGTGGTCAGACGGCAGCGTTTACGTCGGCGAATGGAGACGCGGGATGAGACACGGCAACGGGAAGATGAGATGGGCTTCGGGCGCGTGCTACGAAGGCGAGTTCTCAGGAGGCTACATGCACGGCACGGGGACGTACACGGACGCTAATAACCTAACGTATAAAGGAAGGTGGCGGCTGAATCTCAAACACGGGCTTGGGTACCAAGTTTACCCTAACGGTGACGTCTTCGAAGGCTCTTGGATTCAGGGTTGGGGAGAAGGGCCAGGGAAGTACACTTGGGGTAACGGGAACATCTATCTTGGGGATATGAAAGGTGGGAAGATGTCTGGGAAAGGGACGTTGACTTGGATCACAGGGGACTCGTACGAAGGAAGCTGGTTGAATGGGATGATGCATGGTTTCGGTGTGTACACGTGGAGGGACGGTGGTTGCTACGTAGGGACGTGGACGCGTGGTTTGAAAGATGGGAAAGGATCGTTTTACTCGGCGGGGACTAGAGTTCCCGCCGTGCAGGAGTTTTATCTCAACGCTCTTAGGAAGAGAGGCGTGTTGCCTGATCTGAGGAGGCAGAGCCAAGTTGCTGCAGCTTCTTCGGTTAATATGGAGAGTCTTAGAGTAGGTGGTGGTGGCAACAACAAGCTCTCGAAAGGGAGTTTGATTAACTTGGAGCAGTCACGCAACGGGAGGGTTTCTTTGGAGAGGCGGTGGAGTCTTGAAGTGAGTATTGAGAAAGTGATTGGGCATGATTACTCGGATTTGGATAGGGGAAGCAGTACTGAGGAGTATAGTGCGAACAGACCGATCTTGGAACGGGAGTATATGCAAGGTGTTCTGATCAGTGAGCGTGTGGTGGTAGACAACAGGTTTTCGCCTACTTCGAAAAGAGCTAAGAGGAAAAACAAGAGGCTTTTTAAAGAAGCTAAGAAGCCTGGGGAAGTTGTTATTAAAGGTCACAGGAGTTATGATTTGATGCTTAGTTTGCAGCTTGGAATCAGGTATATGCTTTGCTCCTTCTAGTCCTGTATCCTGGGGCTGagattttgaaccgaacccgcCGAACcgaccaaatttttttttgcttaggaGTTCGGTTTGAtttggtagtttttttttttaaagttcagttttcggttcggttcggaaaTTGGttacttcagttttttttttaaaagaaactatAACTAAACAATTCCAAAAAACCCAAACTGAACTAACCAAATTTCAAATCAAGCTAACCgaatttattcaaaattttaacaaaactaaaccaaaatataatcaaaataaaaaaaaattgggatgCCGGATGCCGAATACCTTACCGAACTGAATTTTATTTCGGGTTAATTCAATAAGATTTATGTTGAACCGAACTAACCGGAAACCGAACTACCTGAACCGAATGTCCTGTGAGATAATCTGTTTTTGTGAGATAAGCTTAGCCTAGTATTGTGTTAATGAACTGGTTCAAACGTTTAGATACACAGTGGGGAAAATAACGCCCATACAAAGAAGAGAAGTAAGGACAGCAGACTTTGGACCTCGGGCTAGCTTTTGGATGAGTTTTCCTCGAGCTGGCTCCGCGATGACACCTCCTCACCACTCTGAAGATTTTAAATGGAAGGACTATTGCCCTATGGTGTTCAGGTTAGTATTTATGGATACTCCAAAAGCTTTGTCTTATTGGTGTTTTACATACATTCTAAACCTTGTAGGAACCTGAGGGAGATGTTCAAGATGGATGCAGCTGATTACATGATGTCCATTTGTGGAAATGATACCTTAAGGGAACTTTCTTCTCCAGGGAAGAGTGGGAGTGTCTTCTTCTTGTCTCAGGATGATAGGTTCATGATTAAAACACTCAGGAAATCTGAAGTCAAGGTCTGTCACCACTTATGCAGTTGTGTAGTGCTGGTTAGAGCTTGTGTGTGATCAATGGAGTATAATCAAATCCTTCATGTGTAGGTTCTCCTGAGGATGCTTCCATATTACCATCATCATGTAAAGACATATGAGAACACCCTCATTACTAAATTCTTTGGCCTTCACAGAATAAAACCATCAAGTGGTCAAAAGGTCCTTATGCATCCCTCTTGTACTATATCATTAGCTTTGAGATTGATACTAACTTCAAATATCTCTCTCTTGCATTGCAGTTCCGCTTTGTGGTGATGGGTAACATGTTCTTTACAGATCTAAGAATCCATAGGAGATTTGACCTTAAAGGTTCGAGGTTAGGACGCTCTGCAGACAAAGTGGAGATAGACGAGAACACTATACTTAAAGATTTGGATCTGAACTACAGCTTCTTCTTGGAACCTTCTTGGCGGGAGGGTTTACTAAagtactgctctctccaagactatatgcatttgtcaattcatgtttttaaactTCTTTCACTACTGGTGTAAACAGGCAACTAGAGATCGATAGCAAGTTCTTGGTAGAGCAGAACATAATGGATTACAGCCTTTTGCTCGGTGTGCATCACCGAGCTCCAGAGCACTTAAGGACCCAGTTGGTCCGTTCTCGAAGTATAACAGCTGATGCGTTAGAGAGTGTAGCTGAAGATGGTGAGATTCTCATATCTTAaagcttattattattattatagaaTCTCCTTCTAATGATGATAAATGATGATGAAACAGATACAATCGAGGACGACATGTTATCTTACCACCAGGGACTAGTTCTTGTTCCTGGAGGGAGTGATAATGTTGTAACTGGTCCTCACATTAGAGGCAGTAGATTACGAGCATCCGCTGTAGGAGATGAAGAAGTCGATCTCCTTCTTCCTGGAACAGCCAGGTAACTAactttagagcatgattaatcccGGTATCTTAGCcggggttcttaactcatgatttgacattttttttcacACTTTTCGGCTACGGCTAAAAGacggctcttatatctcttatgatggctcttatatctcttaatTAAGAGACGTCTtcgtttttcttatttaaaatctaagaaacgCTAAGAACTGGGGTTAATCATggtaactaactaactaactaactctCAACTCATTGGCAAAATGAGGAAACTATGATTCATCTTAATCTCTTGAAATGTATAGGCTGCAGATACAGCAAGGAGTGAACATGCCGGCGAGAGCAGAGTTGATACCGGGAACAGAAGAGAAAGACAGACAGATACTACACGATTGCTGCGACGTGGTGCTGTATCTTGGCATTATAGATATATTACAAGAGTACAACATGACCAAGAAGATCGAGCATGCTTACAAGTCTCTTCATTTTGATTCTAAATCGATCTCAGCCGTTGATCCTACTTACTACTCCCAGCGTTTTCTTGACTTCATAGAGAAGGTGTTTCCTCAGAACAACgcataaagagaaaaaaaaagagtatttttgttttgtaagtAATCTGTAAAAcagattttcttttttcttttttcttttctcaaccGCAAAACGTAATCGCAACCGTTACCAAACGCAATAGACACGTGGACACATGACGGACTTTGGAAGAAAAGTTGAAACAGAAACAGAGATACGTGTCGCGAAGCAAAATGTCGTTATCAGTGTATATATTGTTTCATAGACGTTttacattttagttttttttttctgtaaagataaagtttcttccttttcttAATTTGATTCAAAGTTTCTCATTTTACAAGAAGCATCTGTTCATTACTATACACTGAAAGAAGtcaaaaatttagttttttttttgtttgtttgtgaagTAGTAGGGTTTTGGTCTGATTTGATTTGATCTCTCCTGAGTTTTTTGTCGGTTGGGTTCCGTTTGTTATATTTCTACAGTATTATTAAatcgacaaaagaaaaaaaaaacaaaaggagagTTTTAGAGTTGAGATCACTGCAGAGAGAAAAATGGGATCTTCTTCAGGACAAAGTGGATATGATCTGTCTTTCAAGATCTTGTTGATTGGAGATTCTGGTGTTGGTAAAAGTAGCTTGCTTCTCAGTTTCATTTCCAGCTCTGTCCAAGATCTTGCTCCTACCATCGGTATTTACTTAAACTTTCTGTTTCATCATCCGCCATGAAAAAAATGAGCTATCGTTTTCTTGTTTGTCTGAGGATGGTACTTAGCTTTATCTTTCTCTCAGAGCTAGAGTCTTATCTGGTCAAACTTCAAATGAAGTCAACTTATAATATCTGAGATAACTATCATTCTTGCTGTGACCTTGTCTTGTGAATTACACATTGAGAATTGAAGCTAAGGCATTTGTTTAGGCTTAGTAGTTTCCATAAGTGGGAGGTAGCTTGTGAATTTATCAAAAGGTTATTGTTATTGGATCTTTTGTTTGCTTTTCTTTTGATCTATATTTGACTAGACACTTGCTGGTTGAGACTTGTTTCTGTTCCTATTAGAGTCTCGTCAAATATGTCTTGTTCCCTATCCGTCTGGCATTGGTCTGAACGTTATAACATTGTAGGTGTTGATTTTAAGATAAAACAGCTGAAAGTaagaggaaaaagagtaaagcttACAATCTGGGACACAGGTTAGCTAAATCTTTACCAATATGAGATATTCACAAGATTTGTTAGGTACCACCATACTCATGGTCAATTTGGTTTCTTGGTTTGTTAGCTGGACAAGAGAAGTTCAGAACATTGACTAGTTCTTACTTCAGAGGCTCCCAAGGAATCATTCTTGGTAAATTATATGAAGATTAGAATCGTCAGTAACTGTGTCGGTAAAAAATTTCCTAGGAATAATACTTTCTTTCTTGGTGATGGATGATGCAGTTTATGATGTGACGAAAAGAGAGACGTTTCTGAACTTGGCAGATGTTTGGGCCAAAGAGATTGAGCTCTACTCGACTAACCATGACTGCATTAAGATGCTCGTTGGAAACAAAGTTGACATAGTGAGTAGTAGTACTAGTAACACTTACTTATAACCAAATCAACTTGAACTTGGTTTTCACCTTATCGTTGTTGTTTACAGGAATCTGAGAGGAAGGTAAGCAGAGAAGAAGGAACGGCTCTAGCGAAAGAACtcaagtttttgtttcatgAGTGTAGCGCAAGAACCCGAGAAAACGTGCAGCAGTGCTTTGAAGAGCTTGCTCTCAAGGTAAGAATCAAATCTTAATGATTTTACTTTTATACTGTGAATGATATGAGAGAGTGTACAAATGAAACAGATTATGGAGGTACCTAGTCTTTTGCAAGAAGGGTCAAGCTCTCTGAAGAGAAAACCTGACTCCAGAACTCATCAAAGCCGTTGCTGCTCGTGAGCTGTTTGATTGAACCCGCCTAGGTTCTTTTGTGTGTAAATTTATCAAGAAGATGAACCTTGCCTTGTAAATCTTTCAGTTCATTAGATTCTTCTTTTTGCCTCGACTGAGATTGTGTAATAAGTTAATAACCTCACTATAAATATCTTATTTCGAACTGTCAAACCTTAGTTTATACTTTATAGTTATACATACACACCGCAACACCTGCATTGTATTAACTCAAGGTTTTTGAACACTTAAAACATTGTCTACTACCATTTCAAGTGTTAGGCAATGGAGATAGCAACATAGACATAAAGATCACAGCCCATCAATGAAAGCCTCTCTTCTACTTGTTCTAAGtgataataacaataaaatctCTGAATGATACGGAGAAGATTAGTGAACACAACAATAGACTAGAAACCGGTCCATGGAACTTCTTCTAAACATAACTGCAGCAAGCTGATTTCTCAGTTGTAGAAGACGAAGAGGCTTTGTTAGCATCTTGTTTTCTGATCTTGATCCCTTGGGGCTGCAACGCAACAAAACACAGCAGACATTTTCCTCAGTGATATATATAGTCAGTTTCATATGGTTGCATGTGTTTCTTTACCTCAGACTTTGTATCGCTTTCTGTGAGTCTTTGTTTGATGTCTTTAGCGATAGACATGAAAACCTGCTCCACATTCAGGTTTGTTTTTGCACTCTGCAACAGTTTCCAAACACACCAgtccaataaaataaaataatgaacgAGGAAAGACAAagcatgttatatatattttttcagcTCACCGTCTCGAAGAACTTGATTCCATACTCATCAGCCAGCGCTTGTCCTTTTGATGTTGGGATGGcctgtagaagaagaagatgcagcATTAGTATACCTAAGAAATGTAAAAGGAAGACATGGTCAAGAGAAGGTTACCCTTTTGCTTTCGTCCATATCAGCTTTGTTACCAACCAATATTCTGTTGACGCTATCTGAAGCATGTTGCTCAATATTCTTCATCCAGTTCCTAATGTctggagaaaaaaaattgtgttagTTCCCACAAGCGTCTTTACAATATTGTTCCTCGCACACAAAAAATAGCAACAGACATACTGTTGAAGGATGACTCGTCTGTTACATCGTAGACGAGTAATATACCCATTGCTCCTCTGTAATAagctgaaagagaaaaaaagaaccaaagactttaaaaaaaaaagagaagtgaAAGTTAACAAGaagtaaaaagtaaaattaatctTCTAAGAGTATAGCATTGAGCAatcatctacaaaaaaaaaatcaacagaTTCATACAAATTATTGAGTAACTTTCAGTTTACTTGGAAGTAAGCTTGTTGCATTCTAAGCATAAACCAGTTTTTTACCTGTAGTTATAGTTCGAAAACGTTCTTGTCCAGCGGTGTCCCATATCTGCAATTTGATACGCTTCCCATCAAGTTCAACTGTTCTTATCTTGAAATCAATTCTGGAGAAGTAAAAAAGGAATTCAGACAAAGGTTTGTCAACAATCTTCAAGACCAAACAGAGAAGAAAACAGCTTAAAGTAAGAAAGACAAACCCAATGGTAGTAATGAAACTTGTGGTGAAAGTATCATCAGAGAAACGCAGCAGCAAGCAACTTTTTCCCACACCTGCGTTatacaacacacacacatacattaGCACGGGGATAAAAGTTTACACAAAAACTATAAATTGACATAGAAAAATGATAAAGTCTACATCTTTATTAAACTACTTCTAtcatcaaattaaaatatttaattgcaaACTCAGATCGCAAAAACAAGAAGATTATCCGGTGAAAGATCAAACAGTTTATGAAGCTTTTGTGTTTTACTCTTTACTCCATATGAAGAAGAGAGGCCGAGAGTGAAGAAGTTAGAGTTACCGCTATCACCGATTAGGAGGAGCTTGACGAGGTAATCATAGTCTGAACGAGCTCTTGCCGGCGCAGCCGCCATTGGAGAAGTTACTTATTTATCCTCTTCCTCTTACAGAAACTAAAACTAAGCTCTGCTGACTTTCCCCGGAAAAACTCTTCTCACCGGAGAAAGAAAAGAGTGTTTCTCGGAGACAGCCAAAAAGCGGAGAGATGGATTCTCTTTTAAGTGCTGTTGCGCTACGATGAAGTCGAAAGCTGCTTTTCTAATTGGtggttcatatttttatttttattttgtttttatgtttgggGTCTTTATTTCTGAATTCTTCACTTTTTAACCCACTAACTTATTATTCGTTTAATTTTGCTCTTAATGAATGTTGTTGTATAgtgacaacaaaaaaaaaatgaatgttgTTGTATAAAAAGATCTCATGGtttgttttcaatttatatattCAATCTAATTTTAGGGGTTTGAATTTAGACGAATAAGAACTATGCATGAGAGCCACGATCTAGTTACTACTTGTCTTGCTTAGTTTTTGGCTTTTAACCATTGCTTTGCTCTGTATGCATGCAGCAGCAGTCTTGCAACTCTTCAGAAAGGTCCTGTTCACCTTTGTTATATAAAGGCTAACGAGAGAACACATTCAAATCTATTAATCTGATAACAATCTTCATAAACTGAAACCGACATGATGTTCATAATTCATTGGTATAAGATTATAATCCTttgtagtttcaaaaaaaaaaaaagattataatcctttgtataaaaatagtcaataataagataaaaaaagaagaagaagataaggcCCAACTTCACAGGCCTAAGAATTTTGCAGATTGCAGGATCACTAGGAGATTGATGAGTTGCCAACCGCAACTTCGAGGATCCTCCTAGCCTCACTGTTTATACCAGCTAAATCACCTGGTGTCTGCATAATCACAACCTTGCTTTAATCACTAATCAAAATAATTGGAAGTCTAAAagtgaagaaaaaatattttcaaatattaccTTCCCGCTGGAGTTTTTAGTCGTTGGTGAAGCCCCTGAACTTAGCAAAAGCCTAACCACATCGACATACTCACCTCTCGCTGCATTATGCAGAGGCTGTTAACAAGAAACACTCTGTCATTAGTCCATAGTTAATAGAGATGGAGAAAAATTGAGTCATTTGAAGATGGAAGAATACTTACAGTGTCACCTTGTTGGTCGATTGTTTCAATCATTCTCTTCGCACATTCAGGACCACTAGCTCGGCTTAAAAGAAACTCTACTATGTCTAAGTATCCTGTTCGCCCccaagttcaaaaaaaaaaaaaaacaatgagcAATAGAACGTGACCATGAGAAAGAAATACAAGGGGCCATGAACAACTTTACCCCCATCGCAAGCATTATGTAGAGGAGTTGCTCTATATAAATCTTTAACCTCCATATCAGCTCCTCTTTCCAGGAGAAGCTGCAGTAAATAATACTCAATAGGTAGTGTACAAATACATCATCAAGGTTCAGTAGAAATGACAAAGCAGGGAACAATGG
This region of Brassica napus cultivar Da-Ae chromosome C5, Da-Ae, whole genome shotgun sequence genomic DNA includes:
- the LOC106452775 gene encoding phosphatidylinositol 4-phosphate 5-kinase 9, with protein sequence MSSLEVGGGGPVAFAERTKSVDALTKKEILSALTNGEITSDPSEDARFRNRELSLPNGESYDGTLLGNVPEGSGKYLWSDGSVYVGEWRRGMRHGNGKMRWASGACYEGEFSGGYMHGTGTYTDANNLTYKGRWRLNLKHGLGYQVYPNGDVFEGSWIQGWGEGPGKYTWGNGNIYLGDMKGGKMSGKGTLTWITGDSYEGSWLNGMMHGFGVYTWRDGGCYVGTWTRGLKDGKGSFYSAGTRVPAVQEFYLNALRKRGVLPDLRRQSQVAAASSVNMESLRVGGGGNNKLSKGSLINLEQSRNGRVSLERRWSLEVSIEKVIGHDYSDLDRGSSTEEYSANRPILEREYMQGVLISERVVVDNRFSPTSKRAKRKNKRLFKEAKKPGEVVIKGHRSYDLMLSLQLGIRYTVGKITPIQRREVRTADFGPRASFWMSFPRAGSAMTPPHHSEDFKWKDYCPMVFRNLREMFKMDAADYMMSICGNDTLRELSSPGKSGSVFFLSQDDRFMIKTLRKSEVKVLLRMLPYYHHHVKTYENTLITKFFGLHRIKPSSGQKFRFVVMGNMFFTDLRIHRRFDLKGSRLGRSADKVEIDENTILKDLDLNYSFFLEPSWREGLLKQLEIDSKFLVEQNIMDYSLLLGVHHRAPEHLRTQLVRSRSITADALESVAEDDTIEDDMLSYHQGLVLVPGGSDNVVTGPHIRGSRLRASAVGDEEVDLLLPGTARLQIQQGVNMPARAELIPGTEEKDRQILHDCCDVVLYLGIIDILQEYNMTKKIEHAYKSLHFDSKSISAVDPTYYSQRFLDFIEKVFPQNNA
- the LOC111206495 gene encoding ras-related protein RABC2b, whose product is MGSSSGQSGYDLSFKILLIGDSGVGKSSLLLSFISSSVQDLAPTIGVDFKIKQLKVRGKRVKLTIWDTAGQEKFRTLTSSYFRGSQGIILVYDVTKRETFLNLADVWAKEIELYSTNHDCIKMLVGNKVDIESERKVSREEGTALAKELKFLFHECSARTRENVQQCFEELALKIMEVPSLLQEGSSSLKRKPDSRTHQSRCCS
- the LOC106452777 gene encoding ras-related protein RABE1e, with amino-acid sequence MAAAPARARSDYDYLVKLLLIGDSGVGKSCLLLRFSDDTFTTSFITTIGIDFKIRTVELDGKRIKLQIWDTAGQERFRTITTAYYRGAMGILLVYDVTDESSFNNIRNWMKNIEQHASDSVNRILVGNKADMDESKRAIPTSKGQALADEYGIKFFETSAKTNLNVEQVFMSIAKDIKQRLTESDTKSEPQGIKIRKQDANKASSSSTTEKSACCSYV
- the LOC111206496 gene encoding ankyrin repeat domain-containing protein 1-like, with the translated sequence MAVPREVNAMEQNNVDCDIAVEYEFSSLLGALAAAAEFGDVVALGTAIDTMHGFTDEPLENNDTALHLACLYGNLPCVELLLERGADMEVKDLYRATPLHNACDGGYLDIVEFLLSRASGPECAKRMIETIDQQGDTPLHNAARGEYVDVVRLLLSSGASPTTKNSSGKTPGDLAGINSEARRILEVAVGNSSIS